One segment of Gordonia terrae DNA contains the following:
- a CDS encoding phytanoyl-CoA dioxygenase family protein — MTDPNPSIAETFIEKGFVKIERPSLRSAADRARAGLWAQLGLSEDDSAGWTEPVRWASDMVGAGPFGVLANSAELTEALDAICGVGGWTPRGALGNIPVRFPLPPTVDDRGWHIDANTPREGGSWVVSRRPHTVLILTLLSEVGPTDAPTRIRMGSHRDAVDVLTDDGQSPFDVGPSVDAASRDRPIAFATGNPGDVYVVHPFTVHAADEHRGATPRFMAQGPVMLASPLSADGAGPLACVF, encoded by the coding sequence GTGACCGACCCCAACCCGTCCATCGCCGAGACCTTCATCGAGAAGGGCTTCGTCAAGATCGAGCGTCCGTCATTGCGGAGCGCGGCAGACCGTGCGCGGGCGGGTCTGTGGGCGCAACTGGGGTTGTCCGAGGACGACTCCGCGGGCTGGACCGAACCGGTGCGCTGGGCGTCGGACATGGTGGGCGCCGGCCCATTCGGAGTGCTCGCCAACAGTGCGGAATTGACCGAGGCGCTCGACGCGATCTGCGGCGTCGGTGGGTGGACGCCCCGGGGCGCCCTGGGCAACATCCCGGTCCGTTTTCCGCTGCCGCCGACGGTCGATGACCGTGGCTGGCACATCGACGCAAACACGCCGCGCGAGGGCGGGTCATGGGTGGTGAGCCGACGCCCCCATACCGTGCTGATCCTGACCCTGCTGTCCGAGGTCGGGCCGACCGATGCGCCGACCCGCATCCGGATGGGATCGCACCGCGATGCCGTCGACGTCCTCACCGACGACGGGCAGAGTCCGTTCGACGTCGGCCCGTCGGTCGATGCGGCGAGCCGCGACCGCCCGATTGCCTTCGCGACCGGCAACCCGGGTGACGTCTACGTGGTCCATCCGTTCACGGTGCACGCGGCCGACGAACATCGGGGTGCCACACCGCGATTCATGGCCCAGGGGCCGGTGATGCTCGCCTCGCCGTTGTCGGCGGACGGGGCCGGGCCACTCGCGTGCGTGTTCTGA
- a CDS encoding esterase/lipase family protein has translation MDRIRAGVTSAFVAVVAAVLCLAAGTAHAAPFPVTTDAATAIASRYLSPASESPPGANRFDCRDRDGRNPVVLLHATAMNQSANWAYLAPTLANAGYCVFSLTYGQTSWSGNTGGLGNKEQSARTVSDLVGRVLSATGAKQIDFVGHSQGGAIAQLVTQIPGRAAQVGTIVGLSASNRGYSRVGSLTDRLPARAPGQSYWGPRHPSIEYVNLATRYDEISTPYPVTLMPPGPNITNTLVQDVCPASRIGHVGMAYSPTVGALVRNALDPDHRVPVVCGSDFPG, from the coding sequence ATGGACCGCATCCGAGCCGGAGTCACGTCAGCGTTCGTCGCGGTGGTGGCCGCAGTTCTGTGCCTCGCCGCGGGCACCGCGCACGCCGCCCCGTTCCCGGTCACGACCGACGCGGCGACCGCCATCGCCTCTCGGTATCTGAGCCCGGCGTCGGAGTCGCCTCCCGGCGCCAATCGCTTCGACTGCCGTGACCGTGACGGACGCAACCCCGTCGTGCTGCTGCACGCGACGGCCATGAACCAGAGCGCCAACTGGGCGTACCTCGCGCCCACGCTGGCGAACGCGGGATATTGCGTGTTCAGCCTGACCTACGGCCAGACCAGTTGGAGTGGCAACACCGGCGGGCTGGGGAACAAGGAGCAGTCCGCCCGCACGGTCTCGGACTTAGTCGGGCGGGTCCTCAGCGCCACGGGCGCAAAGCAGATCGACTTCGTCGGTCACAGCCAGGGCGGCGCGATCGCCCAGCTTGTCACCCAGATACCCGGACGCGCGGCACAGGTGGGCACGATCGTCGGACTGTCCGCGTCCAACCGCGGCTACTCGCGCGTCGGCTCCCTCACCGATCGGCTGCCGGCTCGGGCGCCCGGACAGAGCTATTGGGGTCCGAGACATCCATCGATCGAGTACGTCAATCTCGCGACGCGATACGACGAGATCTCGACGCCGTACCCGGTCACCTTGATGCCGCCCGGGCCCAACATCACCAACACGCTGGTCCAGGATGTGTGCCCGGCGTCGCGGATCGGTCATGTCGGGATGGCCTACTCCCCGACCGTCGGGGCGCTGGTCCGCAACGCGCTCGACCCGGATCACCGGGTGCCCGTCGTCTGCGGCTCGGACTTCCCGGGCTGA